The proteins below are encoded in one region of Aquisphaera giovannonii:
- the holB gene encoding DNA polymerase III subunit delta', which yields MSWESVRGHDRILATLRAAARAGRLPHAFLFVGPEGVGKRSFARVLAGALLCETMPEEDLDPCGTCPGCLQAEADTHPDLLQFARPAERSELPIQVVRDLCSEFGLKPARGRRKVAIVDDVDSMSEEAANAFLKTLEEPPPGAVLILIGTSPELQLDTIVSRCQVVRFGSLPEPLLAELLEEQGVASGPDDAARLAALGEGSMSRAIGLADPELERFRRELIDELAVARGFDPSVVAQRFNAFVGQAGKEAADRRRRAALLIGELARLFRGVLWQTAGLEPPSPDPGDRAAALELANRLEPEDVFALLDRCLNAAYHLRRNLYLPVVLESLFHDLSGLINARGRA from the coding sequence GTGTCCTGGGAATCGGTCCGCGGGCATGATCGGATCCTGGCCACGCTCCGCGCCGCGGCCAGGGCGGGGCGGCTGCCGCACGCGTTCCTCTTCGTCGGACCGGAGGGCGTGGGCAAGAGGTCGTTCGCCAGGGTCCTCGCCGGGGCCCTGCTCTGCGAGACGATGCCCGAGGAGGATCTGGATCCGTGCGGCACCTGCCCGGGCTGCCTCCAGGCCGAGGCCGACACGCACCCCGACCTCCTGCAATTCGCCCGGCCCGCCGAGCGCTCCGAGTTGCCGATCCAGGTGGTGCGCGACCTCTGCTCCGAGTTCGGGCTGAAGCCGGCGAGGGGGCGGCGGAAGGTCGCCATCGTGGATGACGTGGACTCGATGAGCGAGGAGGCGGCCAACGCCTTCCTCAAGACGCTGGAGGAGCCGCCGCCGGGGGCGGTCCTGATCCTGATCGGCACCTCGCCCGAGCTGCAGCTCGACACGATCGTCTCCCGATGCCAGGTGGTCCGGTTCGGCTCGCTCCCCGAGCCGCTCCTCGCCGAGCTGCTCGAGGAGCAGGGCGTGGCGAGCGGCCCGGACGACGCCGCCCGGCTGGCGGCCCTCGGCGAGGGGAGCATGAGCCGGGCCATCGGCCTGGCGGACCCGGAGCTGGAGCGCTTCCGCCGCGAGCTGATCGACGAGCTGGCCGTCGCGAGGGGCTTCGACCCCTCCGTCGTCGCCCAGCGTTTCAATGCCTTCGTGGGCCAGGCGGGAAAGGAGGCCGCGGACCGCCGCCGCCGGGCCGCGTTGCTCATCGGCGAGCTGGCACGCCTCTTCCGCGGCGTGCTCTGGCAGACGGCGGGGCTGGAGCCGCCGAGTCCCGATCCCGGCGACCGCGCCGCCGCGCTCGAGCTCGCGAACCGCCTGGAGCCCGAGGATGTCTTCGCGCTGCTGGACCGCTGCCTGAATGCGGCCTACCACCTCAGGCGCAACCTCTACCTGCCGGTGGTGCTCGAGTCCCTCTTCCACGACCTGTCCGGGCTGATCAACGCG
- the tmk gene encoding dTMP kinase: protein MPEESTAPSTPRPHPHPGFFLALEGPDGGGKTTQAARLVAWLREAGLDVVACHDPGSTVVGERLRQIVLDRASVHLSIRAEVFIYMASRAQLVDEVIRPSLAAGRVVVTDRFLLSSLVYQGYAGGLPLGLVADLGRAATDGLLPDLTLILDVPLDAARRRVGPGRDRIEDRPDSYRRLVREGFLDVAGRGGGVEPAAYAAPVAVLDAQQDAEAVFDRIKSEVGRVLGIGPRA from the coding sequence ATGCCCGAGGAATCGACGGCCCCATCGACGCCGCGCCCCCACCCGCATCCGGGCTTCTTCCTGGCCCTGGAGGGGCCCGACGGCGGGGGCAAGACCACGCAGGCCGCCCGCCTGGTCGCATGGCTGCGCGAGGCCGGCCTGGACGTGGTCGCCTGCCACGACCCCGGGAGCACGGTCGTGGGCGAGCGGCTCCGCCAGATCGTCCTGGACCGGGCCTCGGTCCACCTCTCGATCCGCGCCGAAGTCTTCATCTACATGGCGAGCCGGGCGCAGCTCGTGGATGAGGTGATCCGGCCGTCGCTGGCGGCCGGGAGGGTCGTGGTGACCGACCGTTTCCTGCTTTCCAGCCTCGTGTACCAGGGATACGCCGGCGGCCTGCCGCTGGGCCTGGTCGCGGATCTCGGCCGGGCCGCGACCGACGGGCTCCTCCCCGACCTGACCCTAATCCTGGACGTCCCGCTCGACGCCGCGAGGCGGCGCGTCGGGCCCGGGCGAGACCGGATCGAGGACCGGCCCGACTCGTACCGACGGCTCGTCCGCGAGGGCTTCCTCGACGTCGCGGGCCGGGGAGGCGGCGTGGAGCCGGCCGCATACGCGGCCCCGGTCGCCGTCCTGGACGCGCAGCAGGATGCCGAGGCCGTCTTCGATCGGATCAAGAGCGAGGTGGGACGTGTCCTGGGAATCGGTCCGCGGGCATGA
- a CDS encoding bis(5'-nucleosyl)-tetraphosphatase, with protein sequence MTTFHERSAGVIPYRRLGDEGLAYLVLHSATVRNPRAKWEFPKGGVEQGETTRQTAAREFQEETGLTGWNFVDGFERSLSYTYVRRGRKVVKTVTYYLVEVSHADDPTRSEEHVEDAQGKWFQWGSFEQINQLLYHTKIRQVFAEAHAWLGEGAADRSP encoded by the coding sequence ATGACGACGTTCCATGAGCGATCTGCCGGGGTCATCCCCTACCGACGGCTAGGGGACGAGGGGCTCGCCTACCTGGTGCTCCATTCGGCCACCGTCCGCAATCCCCGGGCGAAATGGGAGTTCCCCAAAGGCGGCGTGGAGCAGGGCGAGACCACGCGGCAGACGGCGGCCCGGGAGTTCCAGGAGGAGACCGGGCTGACGGGATGGAACTTCGTGGACGGGTTCGAGCGCAGCCTCTCCTACACCTACGTCCGCCGCGGCCGGAAGGTCGTGAAGACCGTGACCTACTACCTCGTGGAGGTCAGCCACGCCGACGACCCGACGCGCTCGGAGGAGCACGTCGAGGACGCGCAGGGGAAGTGGTTCCAGTGGGGGAGCTTCGAGCAGATCAATCAGCTCCTGTACCACACCAAGATCCGCCAGGTCTTCGCCGAGGCCCACGCCTGGCTGGGCGAAGGGGCGGCCGACCGGTCCCCCTGA
- a CDS encoding biotin/lipoyl-containing protein, whose translation MRMAAVTVPDLGTGPDTPIVVSYWFASRGETVWEGERLVEVLVGPATFDVPAPATGRLVEIRAREDDQVLPGDLLGRLAVRGEGSDDESSGGPARGDRGRGGGPGDVPPRPGPRAT comes from the coding sequence ATGCGAATGGCGGCAGTGACCGTTCCCGACCTGGGCACCGGTCCGGACACACCGATCGTCGTCAGCTACTGGTTCGCCTCGCGGGGGGAGACCGTCTGGGAGGGGGAGCGGCTGGTCGAAGTACTGGTCGGCCCCGCAACCTTCGACGTCCCCGCGCCGGCCACCGGACGCCTCGTGGAGATCCGCGCGCGTGAGGATGATCAGGTCCTCCCGGGTGACCTGCTCGGCCGGCTCGCGGTCCGCGGCGAGGGGAGCGACGACGAATCCAGCGGAGGTCCGGCCCGAGGGGACCGGGGGCGGGGCGGCGGCCCGGGCGATGTCCCCCCGCGTCCAGGTCCTCGCGCCACATGA
- a CDS encoding glycosyltransferase family 39 protein, with protein sequence MDERTGHSAAGRRVAIATGAFLALGLLIRLTRYLVVYPIWHDEAFLAASFWDRSYVDLFRPLEYGQIAPWLFLVVERAAVGWLGYSEWTLRLFPTACSLASMVAFYDLSGQLLKGKARLFAVAVFATSIYPVRHGAEIKPYAGDLLAAILVLDLVARWLRAPGQSRWWWALAGISPVLIAVSYPVVFVMGGVALATAPRILGAPERRVRLGWITSNLVIAAAFLSVYFACTQFQADAMRDQYRTGCWAEAFPPLDRPYMIPLWLADVGSGVMMAYPAGDRHGGSAATLICFLVGAIGMWKGRDRAPLAVLLAPFGLGLAAAFLGRYPFGGAQRVMLYLAPSICLLAGLGLSRLLERIRLPRRRAAISAACALAPAALGLGLIARDVAKPYRVVEDVKTREFARWIWTGQSPRGGVACVKTDLGLSAGPDLWRVGMSAVYLFHQRMFSDRHRGRGVADLDPSHYSADRPLRLVAFGGLPEGQPGFDARLDELRRGFQVRRRSSYEVQPGKPGEEWLRDAYEVLELVPRAGGPSVAGKAADRPGRY encoded by the coding sequence ATGGATGAGCGCACCGGACATTCGGCGGCGGGGCGCCGGGTCGCCATCGCGACCGGGGCCTTCCTGGCCCTCGGGCTCCTGATTCGGCTGACGCGATACCTCGTGGTCTATCCGATCTGGCACGACGAGGCCTTCCTCGCCGCGAGCTTCTGGGACCGGAGCTACGTGGACCTGTTCCGCCCCCTGGAATACGGGCAGATCGCCCCGTGGCTCTTCCTGGTCGTCGAGCGCGCGGCCGTGGGCTGGCTGGGGTATTCCGAATGGACGCTCCGCCTCTTCCCGACGGCCTGCAGCCTGGCCAGCATGGTCGCCTTCTACGACCTGTCGGGGCAGCTCCTGAAGGGCAAGGCCCGGCTGTTCGCCGTCGCGGTCTTCGCGACGTCCATCTACCCCGTGCGCCACGGCGCCGAGATCAAGCCGTATGCGGGGGACCTGCTGGCGGCGATCCTCGTCCTGGACCTGGTCGCGAGGTGGCTCAGGGCGCCCGGGCAGAGTCGTTGGTGGTGGGCCCTGGCGGGGATCTCGCCGGTCCTGATCGCCGTCTCGTATCCCGTCGTCTTCGTGATGGGCGGCGTGGCCTTGGCGACGGCGCCGAGGATCCTCGGCGCGCCGGAGCGTCGCGTCCGGCTGGGCTGGATCACGAGCAACCTCGTGATCGCGGCCGCCTTCCTGTCGGTCTACTTCGCCTGCACGCAATTCCAGGCCGACGCGATGCGGGATCAGTACCGGACGGGCTGCTGGGCCGAGGCCTTCCCGCCGCTGGACCGCCCCTACATGATCCCGCTCTGGCTGGCCGACGTCGGCTCGGGCGTGATGATGGCCTACCCGGCGGGCGATCGCCACGGCGGCAGCGCGGCGACGCTGATCTGCTTCCTCGTCGGGGCGATCGGGATGTGGAAGGGGCGGGACAGGGCCCCCCTGGCCGTGCTCCTGGCACCGTTCGGGCTCGGCCTGGCCGCGGCCTTCCTCGGGCGTTACCCGTTCGGGGGGGCCCAGCGGGTGATGCTCTACCTGGCCCCCTCCATCTGCCTGCTGGCGGGCCTCGGGCTATCCCGGCTCCTCGAGCGGATCCGGCTGCCCCGCAGGCGGGCCGCGATCTCCGCCGCGTGCGCCCTGGCCCCGGCGGCGCTGGGGCTCGGGCTGATCGCCCGGGACGTGGCGAAGCCCTATCGCGTGGTCGAGGACGTGAAGACCCGGGAGTTCGCCCGCTGGATCTGGACGGGCCAGTCCCCGCGCGGGGGCGTCGCCTGCGTGAAGACCGACCTGGGGCTCTCGGCCGGCCCCGACCTCTGGCGGGTCGGGATGTCGGCGGTGTACCTGTTCCACCAGCGCATGTTCTCGGATCGCCATCGCGGCCGGGGCGTCGCGGACCTCGACCCGTCCCATTACTCGGCGGACCGGCCGCTGAGGCTGGTCGCCTTCGGCGGGCTGCCGGAGGGCCAGCCCGGCTTCGACGCGAGGCTGGACGAGCTCCGGCGTGGCTTCCAGGTCCGGCGGCGGAGCTCGTACGAGGTCCAGCCGGGCAAGCCCGGGGAGGAGTGGCTCCGGGACGCCTACGAGGTGCTCGAGCTGGTGCCGCGGGCCGGGGGGCCGTCCGTGGCGGGGAAGGCGGCCGATCGGCCGGGCCGCTACTGA
- a CDS encoding redoxin domain-containing protein — protein MTWRRDEGASALRLARMAIVVSALAAWPAAMARGAALGGDPGGGSLPIDRGVGQRMGNFTLKDAATGRPVSLFGYAGKKAAVLVFMGTECPLAEVYAPRLKELNASYRSRGVVFLGIDPNAGDSAAAIAEQARKHGLEFPMLKDEGNVVADMAMAERTPEVVVLDGRAKIRYRGAIDDQYGEGTRKPEPSRRYLVDALDAMLAGKEVAVAASPVAGCLIDRVEPRPAKADRPRVRPAAPEILSGIREAAGEKSPDVGQVTFAAAGRIIRDKCQSCHRPGQVGPFPLEGYDDAKKHAAMIGEVVDNRRMPPWHADPRHGRFSNDRSLTPRERATLLAWVGQGARLGDPKEAPPPRAFPEGWSIGRPDAVLEMPEDYLVPAQGVLDYVRIRVPANFREDRWVQAAEAQPGDRAVVHHIIAYVVPPKGKDAKESRGDHEHLVAYAPGDLPSVYAPGTAKRIPAGSDFLFEIHYTPNGKARRDRSRVGLIFAKEPVTREARTIGIAEMNFLIPPGKDDVPVSSSLTLDRDARLLSFMPHMHLRGKDFRYTVTRPGRAPEVVLSVPAYDFGWQSVYTLAAPMELPAGTRIDCLAHYDNSVGNPSNPDPGKLVRWGDQTTDEMMIGYIDVDFPRGQSSGPGDGPREARAGGRAGVGRTLGALLRNREARNARPGGTKPSP, from the coding sequence ATGACCTGGAGACGAGACGAGGGTGCGTCGGCGTTGCGCCTGGCCCGGATGGCGATCGTCGTTTCCGCACTGGCGGCCTGGCCGGCCGCGATGGCCCGCGGGGCCGCCCTCGGCGGGGACCCTGGGGGCGGCTCGCTGCCGATCGACCGCGGCGTCGGCCAGCGGATGGGGAATTTCACCCTGAAGGACGCGGCCACGGGCCGTCCGGTGTCGCTCTTCGGCTACGCCGGCAAGAAGGCGGCCGTCCTCGTGTTCATGGGCACCGAGTGCCCGCTGGCCGAGGTGTACGCCCCGCGGCTGAAGGAGCTGAACGCCTCCTATCGCTCGCGAGGGGTCGTCTTCCTGGGGATCGATCCGAACGCGGGCGACTCGGCCGCGGCCATCGCGGAGCAGGCCCGGAAGCACGGCCTGGAGTTCCCGATGCTCAAGGACGAAGGGAACGTCGTCGCCGACATGGCCATGGCGGAGCGGACGCCGGAGGTCGTCGTCCTCGACGGCCGGGCGAAGATCCGCTACCGGGGGGCGATCGACGACCAGTACGGCGAGGGGACGCGGAAGCCCGAGCCCTCGCGTCGCTACCTGGTCGACGCCCTCGACGCGATGCTGGCCGGCAAGGAGGTCGCGGTGGCGGCGAGCCCGGTCGCCGGGTGCCTCATCGATCGGGTCGAGCCGCGGCCCGCGAAGGCGGATCGGCCGAGGGTCCGGCCGGCGGCGCCGGAGATCCTCTCCGGGATCCGGGAGGCCGCCGGGGAGAAGTCGCCCGACGTCGGCCAGGTGACGTTCGCCGCGGCCGGGCGCATCATCCGGGACAAATGCCAGTCGTGCCACCGGCCCGGCCAGGTCGGCCCGTTCCCGCTCGAGGGCTACGACGACGCGAAGAAGCACGCGGCGATGATCGGCGAGGTGGTGGACAACCGGCGGATGCCCCCCTGGCACGCGGATCCTCGCCACGGCCGGTTCTCCAACGACCGCAGCCTGACGCCCCGCGAGCGTGCCACGCTCCTGGCCTGGGTGGGGCAGGGGGCCCGGCTCGGGGATCCCAAGGAGGCCCCGCCGCCTCGGGCCTTCCCCGAGGGGTGGTCCATCGGCAGGCCCGACGCCGTGCTGGAGATGCCGGAAGACTATCTCGTCCCCGCCCAGGGCGTCCTGGACTACGTCCGCATCCGGGTCCCCGCGAACTTCCGCGAGGACCGCTGGGTGCAGGCGGCGGAGGCCCAGCCCGGCGACCGGGCGGTCGTCCACCACATCATCGCCTACGTCGTCCCGCCCAAGGGCAAGGACGCCAAGGAATCCCGCGGCGACCATGAGCACCTCGTCGCGTACGCGCCGGGGGACCTGCCCAGCGTCTACGCACCGGGGACGGCCAAGCGGATCCCGGCCGGCTCCGACTTCCTCTTCGAGATCCACTACACGCCCAACGGTAAGGCGCGGCGCGACCGTTCGCGGGTGGGCCTGATCTTCGCGAAGGAGCCCGTCACGCGCGAGGCCCGCACGATCGGCATCGCCGAGATGAACTTCCTGATCCCGCCGGGGAAGGACGACGTCCCCGTGTCGTCCTCCCTGACCCTGGACCGGGACGCCCGCCTCCTCAGCTTCATGCCCCACATGCACCTCAGGGGCAAGGATTTTCGGTACACCGTGACGCGACCCGGGCGGGCCCCCGAGGTCGTGCTCTCGGTCCCGGCCTACGACTTCGGCTGGCAGAGCGTCTACACGCTGGCCGCCCCCATGGAATTGCCGGCCGGCACCCGGATCGATTGCCTGGCGCACTACGATAACTCCGTCGGGAACCCGAGCAATCCCGACCCCGGCAAGCTCGTCCGCTGGGGCGACCAGACGACCGACGAGATGATGATCGGCTACATCGACGTGGACTTCCCCCGCGGCCAGTCCTCGGGGCCCGGCGACGGCCCGAGGGAGGCGCGGGCGGGGGGGCGGGCCGGCGTCGGCCGGACCCTGGGCGCCCTCCTCCGCAACCGGGAGGCCCGGAATGCCCGGCCGGGCGGCACGAAACCCTCCCCCTGA
- a CDS encoding DNA polymerase Y family protein yields MVTRASTRAIGHLDADCFYVSAERVRDFFLDEKPVGVLGNQGACVIAKSYEMKGKGVKTGEPIWDALEKCPDGIYVKRDFRWYEVLSRLMLDQVRELSPRVEYYSIDEFFFQAEAARGQSLQSLAEEMRDRIRERVGVPVTVGIARTRTLAKLISDSAKPFGARAVMEPDEVEELLGSLPVTEITGIAGRRAARLSPWGIASCLDLARADRRLVRSLLTAAGEVLWWELNGDPVQAIHTKRPAHKALSRGGSFGESTAEPAVLYAWLVRNLERLIEEMRFHGVAAGRVTVALRYKTGHSGVGQRTLPVATDRFDLLLDAARPCLRKAWMPGVQASHMHLIAEDLGPRDQCPPGLFEDPAARARAEAVARVKEQVNNRMGRFSLRSAATLRLPAIYRDASNEYDICDIRGKICF; encoded by the coding sequence ATGGTGACGCGAGCATCGACCAGGGCGATCGGCCATCTCGACGCCGACTGCTTTTATGTGTCGGCGGAGCGGGTGCGGGATTTCTTCCTGGACGAGAAGCCGGTCGGGGTGCTGGGGAACCAGGGGGCGTGCGTCATCGCCAAGAGCTACGAGATGAAGGGGAAGGGGGTGAAGACGGGGGAGCCGATCTGGGACGCGCTGGAGAAGTGCCCGGACGGGATCTACGTGAAGCGGGACTTCCGCTGGTATGAGGTCCTCAGCCGCCTGATGCTGGACCAGGTGCGGGAGCTCTCGCCGAGGGTGGAGTACTACTCGATCGACGAGTTCTTCTTCCAGGCGGAGGCGGCCCGGGGCCAGTCGCTGCAATCCCTGGCGGAGGAGATGCGGGACCGGATCCGGGAGCGGGTGGGGGTGCCGGTGACGGTCGGGATCGCCCGGACGCGGACGCTGGCGAAGCTGATCTCGGACTCGGCCAAGCCGTTCGGCGCCAGGGCGGTGATGGAGCCGGACGAGGTGGAGGAGCTGCTGGGGAGCCTCCCCGTGACGGAGATCACCGGGATCGCCGGGCGCCGGGCGGCGCGGCTGTCCCCCTGGGGGATCGCGAGCTGCCTGGATCTGGCGAGGGCGGACCGGCGGCTGGTGCGGTCCTTGCTGACGGCCGCGGGGGAGGTCCTCTGGTGGGAGCTCAACGGGGACCCGGTCCAGGCCATCCACACCAAGCGCCCCGCCCACAAGGCCCTGTCGCGCGGGGGCTCGTTCGGCGAGTCCACGGCCGAGCCGGCGGTGCTCTACGCCTGGCTGGTCCGCAACCTGGAACGCCTGATCGAGGAGATGCGGTTCCACGGCGTGGCCGCGGGCCGGGTGACGGTCGCGCTCCGGTACAAGACGGGGCATTCGGGGGTCGGCCAGCGGACTCTCCCCGTGGCGACCGACCGCTTCGACCTCCTGCTGGACGCGGCCCGGCCGTGCCTCCGCAAGGCCTGGATGCCGGGCGTCCAGGCGAGCCACATGCACCTGATCGCCGAGGACCTCGGCCCCCGCGACCAGTGCCCGCCGGGGCTGTTCGAGGACCCCGCCGCCAGGGCGAGGGCGGAGGCCGTCGCCCGGGTCAAGGAGCAGGTCAACAACCGCATGGGCCGCTTCAGCCTCCGCAGCGCGGCGACGCTCCGGCTGCCGGCCATCTACCGGGATGCATCCAATGAATATGATATCTGCGACATTCGGGGGAAAATCTGCTTCTGA